A stretch of the Osmerus mordax isolate fOsmMor3 chromosome 12, fOsmMor3.pri, whole genome shotgun sequence genome encodes the following:
- the tdo2a gene encoding tryptophan 2,3-dioxygenase A has product MNPICSHNRLFKSKPPNKDEEDDSSQAGINNASKGGIIYGDYLQLDKVVTAQVLQSELKGNKIHDEHLFIVTHQAYELWFKQILWELDSVREIFISGHVRDERNMLKVNTRIHRIVMIFRLLVDQFSVLETMTALDFFDFREYLTPASGFQSLQFRLLENKIGVPDNLRVPYNRRHYRDNFKGRESEMLLCSEKEPTLLKLVEQWLERTPGLEEDGFNFWEKLEINIFDGLRLEKEKIEKVQDLEDKEEMMEELTKKKELFTSLFDEKIHEHLMSKGDRRLSYKALQGALMIYFYREEPRFQVPFQLLTSLMDIDMLMTKWRYNHVCMVHRMIGSKAGTGGSSGYHYLRSTVSDRYKVFVDLFNLATFLVPRHWVPRLNPNVHTFLYTAEYCDSSYCSSEDSD; this is encoded by the exons ATGAATCCTATCTGTTCTCACAACAGGTTGTTTAAAAGCAAGCCTCCCAATAAGGATGAAGAAGATGATTCTTCTCAGGCTGGTATCAACAACGCCAGCAAAGGAGGGATCATCTACGGGGATTACCTACAG TTGGACAAGGTGGTGACCGCCCAGGTTCTTCAGAGTGAACTGAAAGGCAACAAGATCCACGATGAACATCTTTTCATCGTCACTCATCAAG CATATGAACTCTGGTTCAAACAGATTCTTTGGGAGCTTGATTCAGTACGAGAAATTTTCATCAGTGGACAT GTCCGTGATGAACGTAACATGCTGAAGGTCAACACTCGTATACACAGGATCGTAATGATCTTCAGACTGTTGGTCGACCAGTTCTCAGTCTTAGAGACAATGACAGCCTTGGATTTTTTTGACTTTAG ggagtacCTGACCCCAGCTTCCGGATTTCAGAGTCTACAATTCCGTCTGTTGGAAAACAAGATTGGGGTCCCAGACAACCTGAGGGTTCCTTACAACAGGCGCCATTACAGGGACAACTTCAAAGGCCGTGAAAGCGAGATGTTGCTGTGCTCTGAGAAGGAACCTACGCTACTCAAACTAGTGGAG CAATGGCTCGAGAGGACCCCAGGTCTAGAAGAGGATGGCTTTAACTTTTGGGAGAAGTTGGAAATCAACATTTTCGATGGACTGCGactggaaaaagagaaaattgAG AAAGTACAAGATttagaggacaaggaggagatgatggaggaacTGACCAAGAAGAAGGAACTTTTCACTTCTCTGTTTGATGAGAAGATACATGAGCACTTGATGAGCAAAG GTGACAGGCGCCTGTCTTACAAGGCTCTCCAAGGAGCTCTGATGATCTACTTCTACAG AGAGGAACCCAGGTTCCAAGTGCCTTTCCAGCTCCTCACCTCCCTGATGGACATTGACATGCTCATGACAAAATGGAGAT ATAACCACGTATGCATGGTGCACCGGATGATTGGCAGCAAGGCAGGGACAGGAGGATCATCTGGTTACCACTACCTGCGCTCCACAGTCAG CGATCGCTACAAAGTGTTTGTGGACCTGTTCAACCTGGCCACGTTCCTGGTGCCGCGTCACTGGGTGCCCAGGCTGAACCCAAACGTCCACACCTTCCTGTACACGGCCGAGTACTGCGACAGCTCCTACTGCAGCAGTGAAGACTCAGACTAG